A genome region from Candidatus Abyssobacteria bacterium SURF_5 includes the following:
- a CDS encoding acyl-CoA dehydrogenase: MIDFELPEQIVAAQKETHQMALKHMRPIAREYDEREHEKPWDYISVIWEDVKKEAADQLALLDQSEEQQKDARKRSFLRAGGQPMILTAILAEERAWGDAGINLCNPGPRLGGAAINAVGTPSQKRRFFQRFTEGPPKWGAMAITEANAGSDTAAITCTATRDGDSWILNGEKIFVTSGKMACEESDGFVVVWATIDKAAGRAGIKSFVVEKGTPGMTVTKLEHKLGIRASDTATVIFEDCRIPLDNILGSPEVQQKGTTKGFKGVMATFDATRPGIAAGAIGIGRAALEFVKEKLAEQGIEVRYGISPYKMNAVEKDIHSMEANLKAARLLTWRACWMLDRKERNSLQASMAKAKAGLAVTHICQKAVELMGPLGYSREYLLEKWMRDCKINDIFEGTGQINMLIVARNILGYGRDLLK, encoded by the coding sequence ATGATCGATTTTGAACTGCCGGAACAGATAGTCGCAGCGCAAAAAGAAACGCATCAGATGGCTCTGAAGCACATGCGTCCGATCGCCCGCGAATATGATGAACGCGAGCACGAGAAGCCATGGGACTACATTTCCGTGATATGGGAAGATGTGAAAAAAGAGGCGGCCGATCAGCTCGCGCTGCTCGATCAGTCCGAGGAGCAGCAAAAAGACGCTCGGAAAAGAAGTTTCTTGCGCGCCGGCGGACAGCCGATGATCCTGACTGCCATTCTTGCAGAGGAACGCGCTTGGGGAGACGCCGGTATCAACCTGTGCAATCCCGGCCCCCGGCTCGGCGGAGCAGCAATCAATGCCGTTGGCACTCCTTCTCAAAAGCGGCGCTTCTTCCAGCGCTTCACCGAAGGTCCGCCCAAATGGGGCGCGATGGCGATTACCGAGGCCAATGCCGGATCTGATACGGCCGCAATCACCTGCACCGCTACTCGCGACGGCGATTCCTGGATCCTCAATGGTGAGAAAATCTTTGTTACCAGCGGCAAAATGGCATGTGAGGAAAGCGATGGATTTGTGGTAGTCTGGGCCACCATTGACAAGGCGGCCGGCCGCGCAGGCATAAAAAGTTTTGTGGTCGAAAAAGGGACGCCCGGCATGACTGTCACAAAGCTTGAGCATAAACTGGGCATTCGCGCGTCGGATACGGCTACCGTTATCTTCGAAGATTGCCGCATCCCGCTTGATAACATTCTCGGCAGTCCCGAAGTGCAGCAGAAGGGGACCACCAAAGGGTTCAAGGGCGTGATGGCCACGTTCGACGCGACACGGCCGGGCATCGCCGCCGGCGCAATCGGAATCGGGCGTGCCGCCCTCGAATTCGTCAAGGAAAAGCTGGCGGAGCAGGGGATCGAAGTGCGGTATGGTATTTCGCCTTATAAAATGAACGCCGTCGAGAAGGACATTCACAGCATGGAAGCAAACCTGAAGGCAGCGCGTCTGCTCACCTGGCGTGCATGCTGGATGCTCGACCGCAAGGAGCGCAACAGCCTGCAGGCCTCGATGGCGAAAGCGAAAGCGGGCCTGGCCGTCACCCATATTTGCCAGAAGGCGGTCGAACTGATGGGACCGCTCGGCTATTCGCGGGAATACCTGCTGGAGAAGTGGATGCGCGACTGCAAGATCAACGATATCTTCGAGGGAACCGGCCAGATCAACATGCTGATTGTCGCCCGCAATATCCTTGGCTATGGAAGGGATCTGCTGAAGTAG
- a CDS encoding EamA family transporter: MSEPLPHLDSPPVQENAHSWHLFQIHLAVPLFGLAGVFGKIILLPPPLIVFGRVLFAAVALAGIIPLFRLNYRVRSSRDTLFLLLLGMLLAVHWIAFFQSIKVYTVAIALLSYSTFPIFASLIEPFFFHERISIREIGLACLACVGTAVIIPSLNIEHDITRGVLWGILSGLTFAVLSILNRRYVRNYSGLTIALYEELGAAMVLSPLVFLIDFRLRVQDVALLIILGIVSTAVAHSLFIGGMRRVRARTAGLVAALEPVYGILFALVVLGERPSLRTLGGGMLILGAAVLATISSSHMPAPDS, translated from the coding sequence TTGTCTGAACCGCTTCCACATCTTGACTCTCCGCCTGTCCAAGAAAATGCGCATTCCTGGCATCTCTTTCAAATCCATCTGGCCGTACCGCTGTTTGGGCTGGCGGGAGTATTCGGCAAGATAATTCTCTTGCCGCCCCCTTTAATTGTTTTCGGGAGGGTGCTCTTTGCGGCTGTTGCGCTTGCGGGGATCATTCCACTCTTCAGGTTGAACTACAGAGTGCGATCGAGCCGCGATACATTGTTTCTGCTGTTGCTGGGCATGCTCCTGGCCGTGCATTGGATTGCTTTTTTCCAATCGATAAAGGTGTACACGGTTGCGATTGCGTTGCTCTCGTACTCCACATTTCCGATTTTCGCCTCCCTCATCGAGCCTTTCTTCTTTCATGAAAGAATCAGCATCCGGGAAATCGGTCTTGCCTGTCTCGCATGTGTGGGAACAGCCGTCATCATCCCTTCTTTGAACATCGAGCACGACATCACCCGCGGAGTACTTTGGGGGATTCTTTCTGGCCTGACATTCGCCGTGTTGTCCATTCTAAACCGGCGATACGTCAGGAACTATTCAGGATTGACTATCGCATTATATGAGGAACTCGGGGCCGCAATGGTCCTGTCACCGCTTGTGTTCCTTATCGATTTTCGGCTCCGGGTGCAAGACGTTGCGCTGCTAATTATCCTTGGAATCGTTTCGACTGCGGTCGCTCATTCTTTGTTCATAGGCGGAATGAGGCGGGTACGAGCGCGCACAGCCGGTCTGGTGGCGGCGTTGGAGCCGGTATATGGAATCCTGTTCGCGTTGGTGGTGCTCGGAGAAAGGCCCTCGCTCAGAACACTCGGTGGAGGTATGCTGATTCTCGGGGCGGCGGTGCTTGCGACAATCTCATCCAGCCATATGCCGGCACCCGACTCGTAA